The segment AAACCAAGTACCCAGCAGCTGATCACAAGATTGGCACAGAGACGTCCAGTCATGAGAGTGGGGTAGTGTAGAGGCCAGCAGATGGCAAGGTATCGATCAAATGCCATAATAGCCAAGAAAAAGCATTCTGTAGAACCCAGGGAGAAGAAAAAGTAGAACTGGAGAAGGCACCCAGAGAAGGAGATGAACTTGTTATCAGAGAGGAAGTTGGCCAACATGTTGGGGATAGTGGAGGTGACATACCAGATCTCCAGGAAGGAGAAGTTTGCAAGCAGGatgtacatgggggtgtggagtctCTGAtcccagcacacagcacagatgaTAGAACCGTTGCCCATGAGGGTCAGGAGGTAGAGAGCAGAGAAGAGCACAAAGAGGAGAATCTGCCCCTCCCTGGggcaagggaagcccaggaggatGAAGCCAGTGATGGTGCTGGAGGTGTTGGGGGTGTTGGAGATTTTCATGAGTCTGCAAGCTGTGAAAACACCATCACATTATTGAATAATTATAAAGACAAGTGAGAACCCAGATATGAATTGAAGCCACTCTGGGgaatgaaataaacatttatgtATCAATAGTTACTATTTTAGTCTAATTCTGAATTACTGTCCTAGTTTAGTAGTTGGATTATAaaaacccggtgtacgagacagcaaaagagacactgatgtatagaacagtcttatggactctgtgggagagggagagggtgggaagatttgggagaatgacattgaaacatgtaaaatatcatgtaagaaacaagttgccagtccaggttcaatgcatgatactggatggttggggctagtgcactgggatgacccagagggatggtatggggagggaggagggaggagggttcaggatggggaacacatgtatacctgtggcggattcattttgatatttggcaaaactaatacaattatgtaaagtttaaaaataaaataaaattaaaaaaaaaagaaataaacatttgaaatttgaaaaaaaacacacaagttAAATGAATATCAGTATATATAGAGATATTTACTTATTGTGAAATGTATGGAAACATGTTCaacatttaaatctttatataTAAAACTCTGCAGTAACTATCACTGAAGTTGAGAAATAGAGGATGACTTGTAGCCTAGAATCTCCTCTTATGCTCCATCCCAATAAGAGGATGACTATCCTCTGCCTCTTAGTCCCTCCAATTGTTAACACTCTCCTTTCCTAATAGTAATCACCtccctatttttctttaataactaAGTATGcattctgaaacatttttttaaagttttgcttgttttttattttacataattgaAATCATAGTATATGTAGTATTTGGATGGCTTATTTTGTTCAACAGTAAGGTTTTTTACATTCATGTTGTTACAATCATCTATAGTGTGTCCATTTATACCCCACTGTACTCTATGAATAAACCACCACTTATTAAACCATTGTACTATAGATGACTATTTTGGCTATTTCTAGTTTGGGGCTGTTAGGAGTAATGGTACTATGaacatagttttcttttcctggttcacacatgcatgcatttcTATAGGCTAGATCATAAGGGCATGTGTATCTTTACCTTCAGTAGATAAGTTCAACAGTGTTCCATCATTATTGCATTATTTATCACTCCTACTGATAGTGAGTGAAAgctcaaattgtcaacattctttTCTAATGGTAAGGTCTCTATTTACCAGAGCCTAATGAATGAgatcggaggaggcaatggcaccccactccagtactcttgcctggaaaaatcccatgggtagaggagcctggtaggctgcagtccatggggttgctaagagtcggacacgactgagcgacttcactttcacacattggagaaggaaatggtaacccattcttgcctcgagaatcccagggacgggggagcctggtgggctactgtctatggggtcgcacagactcggacacgactgaagcgacttagcagcagcagcagcagggagtgagatatatactgcattttaatgacttctctctcttttatttttgtaatataagACTGCATAGTTGTCTTCCTGGCAGTATTGCTTTTTTCAGAGTAGGAGCTTATATTAGAAATTTTTTACTTTCAAGGGAAAGTATTCtggaaactataaagaaaactgtctTCAAATTTGGTTTAGGAGAACATTTTAATGCATGTAATTTACAGTCATCTTTAATTTTGAGTCTTGTGCTCAGCcttatgttttaaagaaataacctTCTAAAaggttatttttgtgtgtgttaatcactttatcatctcaaaatattttcagcactttaaatagcTTAGTTAATGTTGAAGAACTTACTTTTTCTGGTATAGTCTATTTCATTGTTacatctcttcttttcccctCACATCCAATTCATTAGCAGGATTCTTCTGTTTCTAAAGGATGGCTTGTATCATGCACTCCTTTGTCTTAACTGCTGTCTCTCAAGTTTAAATTACCATCCTTTCTTCCTTACACTTCTGCAGCAGTGTTCTAACACAGCTCCTTGCTTCTACTTTTACCCTTCTACCCTCCATTTTCTAAGCAGCGACTGAGTACTccttgaaaaatggaaaaactgatcACGTTACACTTTTAAGTAAAACTTTTCCCTCTCAGCAATTCTATGCCAAGAAGTCTTACAGAGCTGTTATAGAAAACAGGAACGTGTTCTAGAAAACAGGAATTGCCATCACCATTTTATGCTCAATCTAACATATTTAATTTGCTTGCATCACTATTCACTTTTTATTACTGAGCTCCTCTGTACAGAAGACTGATGACATTACCTGCCTCAAGTCTGAGCtgaaactgtcaaaaaaaaattccccaaaccAATTGACCAACCAAACAGCAAAAGACCAATAAGCTCACCCTGTGTCAGTTACAGAGGGCACTGGAACATGGGTGCAATGATGTCTGTGTATTTATACCCTGACCACTTGGACTGAGTTAATTAACAACAATCGCCTTGGTTTCTTTGTTTACTTGTTAAATTAGTCAACCCTGGAAAAATTGAGATAGAGTATGTCTGAATGAACCTGGCCATGCCATACACAATACAAGGAAGACATTCACCAATATTTAATTTTCCCTCAAAGCTCAGGACAGTCGAATCTTGGTACCCATTTGTTGGCTCTCTCTCTAGAACCCACCCAGAGATGtttcatatgtgtgtgctcagttgctcagtcatgcccaactctttgcgaccccatggacttcaccctgccaggctcctctgtccatggtattttccaggcaagaatattggagtgggttgccatttccttccccaggagaccttcccaaccatGACAACTCAATTCACTTCCTTAGTTAGTTTGTACAGTTTCAGTGAGGGGCTGTAACATTGGATAATCTGTTTCTGGAAGATACTTAAAAAGTAAGAATAATTTTCCAGAGTGGGATGACTGGTAGGGAGCTGTATATGATAGAAAAATTAttgaatttagaattaaaaacttttgtttacTTGTCATAAGAAATTAATACTTAGCTATAATAAGCAAATAATTATGCCTTCTTTAAAGGGCTGTTACAAAGATAACTGAATGAGATAAATTCCTGTGGAAGTACTTTGACTATTGTGTGACCAGTAAGAGTTTAAGAAATATTGGTGGTATGTATATGACTGTAATAATTCAAAGACAGCTGTGGGTAAAAATCAGTAGATTATAATTTTTTTGCTCTTCTAAACACTACATAGTCTTATTACCTGGATCAGCAAAGGGAATTCTAAGCTGAAGCTtatcaaaagtttattttttattctcttagaAGAGATAGTCTTCTTAACAATAaccagagaggaggaaagagctgGAAATGGTTGTGGTAAAAATTCTTGAATATGTTTGCTGAGGAATGGAGGGGTTATAAGCAGAGACTGCCAGGAATTAAGTCTTATTTTTCCTGATCCTTGAGGATCCATTTATTGCTGCTAAAGGAAAACAACGTCAAGAGACATCACTATGCTTGTTATTCACTTCCCTTGGGATCTTTCttaatttcagtgtttttattttctatgtggtTGAATgatatctttttccttctttaaaactcTTACAGACAGAAGGAAATGCTAACAAATCAATTGATTGCTTGATTAATTAATCAACAAGTATATCTAACTCTAATTCCCCTAAGTGTGCATACCATGTGGccaatgaaaactttaaaacacttGAAGGGGATAAATGCAGCCCCAGATGTCCATAAATGATTTGACTAGACCTCAAAGTTATTACAAGCTGTTCTGACACTCTGAGCTAGGTCATGCTATTCTGTTATTGGACACatacatgaaacaaaacaaagctacTTTATAATTTTGTCTAAGGATAAAAAAACAACATCACTGTGCCAGTCATAAAACACCAAATATCCTCCTCTCTTGGCTAAAATGATTGtctactacttaaaaaaaaagccaattacAGCTTTAATCTCCTTCTTCTCTGCCCTCTATATAGATAAGATTTGTTGAGATACCTAGTCTTAGAATTGCCCTTGCATTGACAACATACAATCTGGAGCAGACCATCACTTCCTTAGATCCTCCCTCAAATCAGTCAACCAAAGCACCAATCCtataatagattattttttaattgaagtgtaattgatttacaatactgctattagttttagatgtataacaaagtgattcagttatacatacatgtatatatatgtacatatatatacacagattttcccatttttttcaatatttttttcagattttttccattataagttatcgtaagatattgaatattgttcttTATGCTGTACagtatcccctttggtaaccataagtttgttttctatgtctgtgaagctatttatatttaataagtaaTTTTCACTGTGTCattttttaggttccatatataaatgatatatggtatttgtctttctctttcttacttagtATGATGAGgtctagatccatctatgttgctgcaaatggtattatttcattgtttttatgtctgagtaatattccattgtatatatgtatcacatctttatccaatcatctgtcaatggacatttaggttgttttcattgtcttggctgttgtaaagagtgctgctatgaatattgggctgcatgtatctttccaagttagggttttctccagatatatgcccaggagtgggatcatTGGATCatatatggcaattctatttttagtttttttaaggaatttccatactgttctccagagtggctgcaccaatttagattctcaccaacagtgtaggaggcttcCTTTTCCCCCCAACtacttcagcatttattgtttgtagactttttgatggtggccactctgactagtgtgaggtgaagGTCAGAATTTTGGATTAAGGCAGATTATCAGAAAGCAAATATTTGGACCTCAGTTCTTAGATCTGGAAAGAATTGCTTCCACTGagttatatttctatataatgCCTTTGAATCTTATTAAGAAATGCTATAAGAAGCAGCTGTGTtaaactatatgtatatatgtcagatATTTTGGGGAACCACTGTTCAGTATATCTCATTCTCCCTCATATGAATCATCTTGAAAGAAATTATAGAACTAGGAGTCAGTAACTTAGCTTTCCTTGTAAACAGATTTGTTTCTTCTTACAGTTAATGAAAATCATATGACAGATAATGTTTCTCCATTCTCTACTTCATTTTTTGAATCAAAGAAACATCTTATAGAGAATCATAACAACACTTGAAAAAACTTCAACACTGAAGATCCTTTTTGATGATTTCCCACTTCATTTTAAAGGGAGCTCATAACACTTTTACAGGCTTGACTTAATGTCAGCATTTATCCTATTATCCACAAATCATcatcctgtttttcctttttaaattcatatttttcttattctttctttcagtGCACTTTCATACTTcagattcttaaagaaaaaaagtggaataTAGTATAAGAAAGGAACATATAAATAAACATGTAAGTAAATAAGTAGTTTCACTATAAGAAGAGCTTATGAAGATATGGATTTTTCTAAGGAGAACTTTTTTAGCCTTCCTCTTAGTATATTGTATTGAGCAGGCTTCCCCAGGAGTTcatataaaaactttttattgtggGCTATAAGTTTCTAAATGATTTGATGCTGCCTACTTTTCCAGCTAGCAaaatcaacttttctttttttttaaattttattttatttttaaactttacataattgtattagttttgccaaatatcaaaatgaatccatcacaggtatatatgtgctccccatcctgaaccctcctccctcctccctccccataccatccctctgggtcgtgccagtgcactagccccaagcatccagttatcaagacagtatggtactggcacaaagacagaaatattgatcaatggaacaaaatagaaagcccagagataaatccacgcacatatggacaccttatctttgacaaaggaggcaagaatatacaatggattaaagacaatctctttaacaagtggtgctgggaaaactggtcaaacacttgtaaaagaatgaaactgaaacactttctaacaccatacacaaaaataaactcaaaatggattaaagatctaaacataagaccagagactataaaactcctagaggagaacataggcaaaacactctctgacatacatcacagcaggatcctctatgacccacctcctagaatatcggaaataaaagcaaaaataaacagatgggacctaattaaccttaaaagcttctgcacatcaaaggaaactattagcaaggtgaaaagacagccttcagaatgggagaaaataatagcaaatgaagcaactgacaaacaactaatctcaaaaatatacaagcaactcctacagctcaactccagaaaaataaatgacccaatcaaaaaatgggccaaagaactaaatagacatttctccaaagaaaacatacagatggctaacaaacacatgaaaagattctcaacatcactcattatcagagaaatgcaaatcaagaccactatgaggtaccatttcacaccagtcagaatggctgcgatccaaaagtctacaaataataaatgttggagagggtgtggagaaaagggaaccctcttacactgttggtgggaatgcaaactagttcaacTTTTCTTATTCATTGAAAATCACAAGCTTCTATCTGTACTTACATGGGAGTTTATTGTCCTAGACCTTTGCATGATATATTATCTGAGTTTGAAATGTCACTTCCTAACAAAGACATTCTCTAACCATTTAGATCTAAACTATGCCTTATCCTACCCCAACAATTTCTGTATTCATACTcccatttattcctttttttggtGTTTCAAGGatagcatcttttttttggttggaacatagttgatttacaatgttgtgttactttctgctgtacatccCAGCGagtcagttatgcatatacatatatacactcttttttagactctttttCTATAAAGTCATTAATTAGTACTGAATAGacttcccagggacgggggatcctcgtgggctgccgtctatggggtcgcacagagtcggacacgactgaagcgacttagcagcagtagcagcagcagagttccctgtgctgtacagtaggtacttattaggtatctattttatatattgtagtgtgtatatatcaatcccaatctctcaatttatcccttccccttttcctccctggTAATTCTAGGATtgtaattctgtttctgttttgtaaataagttaatttgtactgtttaaaaaaaattccacatacaagtgatatcctatgatatttgtctttctttgtcttacttacttcactcagtacgacTTCACTCTGGgatcatctatgttgctgcaaatggcagtatttaatttttttttatggctgagtaacactctaTTGTGTAtgtgaaccacatcttctttatccactcacccatcaatggacatttaggtggctccatgtcctggctattgtaaaagTGCTGTAGTGAATATTGGggtccatgtatcttttcaaattatggttttctctggatatatggccaggagtggggttgttggatcatatgatagctctattttattataaaacttgTAGAGGAACACATAGGCAGAATgtcctctgacataaatcacttTGACCTACCTACTAgagtagtgaaaataaaaataaacatatgggacctaattaaacttaaaagcttctgtacagcaaagcaaaccataaacaaaacaaaaagacagcccacagaatgggagaaaatgtctgCAGATGAAGTGGCCggcaagggattaatctccaaaatatacaagcaaatcaTGTAGCTCAATAACAACtacaacaaaaaacccaacaaataacccaatcaaaaaatggacaggagatgtaaatagatatttctccaaagaagacatacaaatggccaaaaagcacatggaaagatgctcaatatcactaattattagagaaattcaaataaaaactacaatgaggcatcacctcaaTAGATCATAATCCtcgtcatcaaaaaatctataaacaataaatgctggagagggtttggagaaaagggaacccttctacactgttggtgggaatgtaaactggtacagctactctggagaacagtatggaggttaattaaaaaactaaaagagttctcatttattctttttgttttattgagatataattgatataaaacattaatttctggtgtacaacattattcaatatatgtaaatatggtGAAACCATTACTTCAAGAAGTCTAATTGTAGATACTATCCATTACCACATATAGTCACAAATTTTTCAAACTACTGGAATTAGTAGTTATAACTAATGAGATTTATGTGTTCACCTTCTTATTATCTATCCCCTTCACTATAATGTAAGCTGCACAAAGACAGGGACTTGATCTTCTGCATTCAAATAgagataaatgtttattgaatgcctGAATGAAATGCATCAACCCCAGAGGACAACTTGGCTAATTTATTTATGACCAAATAGTTGAGCCAAATCACCTACACCTGTCTCATATCTCAGATTCACTGGCTTTTACTGTCTGCTTTTACGTCTTTTGAGCTGCATGCTCAACTCAAACTTCCTTCTCTTGAAACTAACCCCAAAGTACTGATATATTGTCACTACATgccaatcttttaaaatgtagacctatttctagatattttaattatttttcacagGTAGGAAAAGGTAAGAAGACTGtaatatatttcttattctatAAATGGAGGATTTGGGAATAGAGGCAGGAGAAGCTTCACTGCTGCTGTCATGAGTGTTTTCACCACCTGTACTACTCACCATAATTTGTTTCGCTTTCCCAACCAATTATtgtaagatttttatttctcactatatgtcatgtatttttcttaaaatagtggCTCCATAAGGTCAGTGTGTGAACTGGTGCTGGTCTAGGTACAACAGAATCACGTTAAAATGGGAATTTCtggtgttaattttatattctgaattAGGGGATTTGGAGAAAGACCTGGGAATCTGTTCTTTTAAAGAGTTCTCTAAATAACTATGACATGGTGCTTaagatcattattatttttttggatatTGATTAAATACAAATTTTGGCTCAATTCTGATAAAAACCAAATGTAAGAATATGCACACAATAGAGGAGAATGATCTCAGATAAAGGGAAATTAGTTACTGGCAGTCAGGATAGGAGAAGAGTTTAAAGTTCAGATGCAGGTCATTTAATTCAAGTTACTGTCTATCAAGTCCTGTTTTGAAGGTAAGGTCGGATTTAATCGGTTGTACTATTGTCCATATTATCTAGGCAGAAGTAGATGAATTTGGGTCTGTATTTCTAGAGACAGTAAGTAGAGATCTACTTTTTAAGTTGGAATAGATTTTTTTGATGGTAATCATCAAAAAACTCTGcaaataataagtgttggagagggtgtgaagaaaaggaaacccttgtacactgttggtgggaatgtaaactggtacaggcactatggagaagagtgcgaaggaaaaaataaatattatgatcTTGGTCCACTCATGAGCTCTTGTTTGCTTTGGCCAGTTTTTGTAAACATTTGAATTTTTCTCAAGGCAGTATTCATGTCTTTGTTCCGGAGACTGTAGATCAGTGGGTTTACAAGTGGAGTCACTGCTGAGTACAGCAAGGTTACAATCTTGTGTATCCCAGCTGGATTTCCAGAGGTTGGGTTGATGTACATCATCATGATGGTTCCATAGAACAGAGATACCACAGCCAGGTGGGAACCACAAGTGGAGAAGGCCTTACGTCTGCCATCGGCTGAAGGGACACGCAACACTGCTCTGAGAACCAGGGTGTAGGACCAAAGGATAAAGAAGAAggtgataaaaataataagagagCTTAATATAGAACAGGAAAGCTCAATTCCAGGGGCAAGGATGCAGGATAGAGCCAGTAAAGGACCAGGATCACAGACAAAATGGTCAATGGTATTGGGGCCACAAAAGGGGAGTTGTGTGATGAAATAGATAGGGACTGGATAGCAGAGGAAGGCTGTTACCCAGCAGAGGCCCACCAAGTTCATGCAGAGACGGCTGCTCATGATGGTAGGATAGTGGAGAGGTCGGCAGATGGCCAAGTATCGATCAAAAGCCATGAGGGGCAGTAAGAAGGTCTCAGTAATGCCCATGGAGAAGAAGAAGTAGAACTGGAGGAAGCAGGCAGTGAAAGAGATGGTTTTGGTCTCAGACAGGAAGTTCCTTAACATATTGGGAACAGTGGTGTTGATGTAACACATCTCCAGGAATGAGAAGTTGGCCAACAGAGTGTacatgggagtgtggagtctgTGATCCAGCTTCACTGCAAAGACAATGGCCCCATTCCCCATCAGTGTTAGGATGTAGGACACAGAGAAGAGCACAAAGAGGAGGACTTGAACCTCTCTAGAGCAGGGAAAACTCAGGAGTATGAATTCAGTCACCGTGTTGACTCTTGACACATTCATGGCTTCCTAAGAGGTGGAGAGGAAAAAATGACAGTGACAAAGATGACCTTACTCTCCTTTTAGAAATCTGTGAGTCCCTCAGATTCTATTACTGTATTAAGTAAATAATGTAAATGCGCTGTTGAAGACTGTCAAACTTTGAGAATGCTAGATATGTTAAGTCTTTGAATTTtggattttctcatttctctttcagtattttcttatACCCAGCAAAACCCCAAAAAAGCAGTTTGGAGAAGATTAATGGCAATACTTGCAAATATAAAtaggtattttatatttgtatctatAGAATAAGATATGTAGACCCTTAATATTAGACATAGAATTTCGATTCTGTGTTTATTTGGAATTAGAGTCATAATACTAGGCATCACAAGAGGAAGAGAAACGTAACAAATAACACCATGACATTCTGTGCATTTCACTTTTATTCTGGATCAATGTTAGAATTATAAATGTCAGCTTCCTAAGGTGTTCTGATAACCCAGACAAGAAATGTCATGTGCCATTGTTTCTTCAGTGTTCATCATGGTTTTTTAActcacaaaaatatgaaaagtctAGACATCTACATAATAGTCCTTTTACTAGATGTTTTAATACTTTTGTGAAATCTTGGTTTAAGTTGAAACCAGAAAAACTATAGAAGATCTGGTATATAACAGACTTGAGATTTTTGCCTGAGATGTCAGGATTCTTAGAAAACTTGCTGTTCTTCTAGTTTATGGTTAGATGCAGAGGATCA is part of the Bos indicus x Bos taurus breed Angus x Brahman F1 hybrid chromosome 10, Bos_hybrid_MaternalHap_v2.0, whole genome shotgun sequence genome and harbors:
- the LOC113899581 gene encoding olfactory receptor 11H6-like, whose translation is MNVSRVNTVTEFILLSFPCSREVQVLLFVLFSVSYILTLMGNGAIVFAVKLDHRLHTPMYTLLANFSFLEMCYINTTVPNMLRNFLSETKTISFTACFLQFYFFFSMGITETFLLPLMAFDRYLAICRPLHYPTIMSSRLCMNLVGLCWVTAFLCYPVPIYFITQLPFCGPNTIDHFVCDPGPLLALSCILAPGIELSCSILSSLIIFITFFFILWSYTLVLRAVLRVPSADGRRKAFSTCGSHLAVVSLFYGTIMMMYINPTSGNPAGIHKIVTLLYSAVTPLVNPLIYSLRNKDMNTALRKIQMFTKTGQSKQELMSGPRS
- the LOC113899425 gene encoding olfactory receptor 11G2-like, which encodes MKISNTPNTSSTITGFILLGFPCPREGQILLFVLFSALYLLTLMGNGSIICAVCWDQRLHTPMYILLANFSFLEIWYVTSTIPNMLANFLSDNKFISFSGCLLQFYFFFSLGSTECFFLAIMAFDRYLAICWPLHYPTLMTGRLCANLVISCWVLGFLWFLIPIIIISQMSFCGSRIIDHFLCDPGPLLALTCTRVPVIELTSSTLSSLLLFIPFLFTMVSYALVLQAVLKFPSSAGRRKAFSTCGSHLTVVSLFYGSVMVMYVSPTSEHDAGMQKIVTLFYSVVTPLINPVIYSLRNKDMKHAMKKLLGT